From Maniola hyperantus chromosome 21, iAphHyp1.2, whole genome shotgun sequence, the proteins below share one genomic window:
- the LOC117992357 gene encoding uncharacterized protein, whose translation MAYYWIFITFSWFGSVSLQYINTGGPGAESLLDPLDSSIHYPPLLYHNYFTVPNPKNNIETFQNDGNYDHNEYFQDQESVDLQRRRRMIDDFKEEGKEKHWLPTLIDSDKTVYLQNDGKPNPFVLQAYADALDGNSTDRRVVQTIERKRSFSPWGGKRDKPLLEHTWTWKRSPGIREPSMPKRVRFSPWGGKRSGQMIYKPGNKGTKVIFSAAVPELTRIISSYLPNGNRVELTGFQFVPTLDKRHPIKILALSTNLDDRTLRDALPFNTFMEPQPRIYKPGHPYLDINLKKDGKRKVKFSAWGGKRSPPIIGPIWTPASQDLKESTLNTILLVRNQDNEEPTKSL comes from the coding sequence ATGGCTTACTACTGGATCTTCATCACATTCTCTTGGTTTGGCAGCGTCAGCCTCCAGTACATCAACACCGGAGGGCCGGGAGCAGAATCCCTCCTGGACCCGCTCGACTCTTCCATCCACTATCCACCACTACTTTATCACAACTACTTCACCGTCCCAAACCCCAAAAACAACATCGAAACATTCCAAAACGACGGAAATTACGATCACAACGAGTACTTTCAAGACCAAGAATCCGTCGACCttcaaagaagaagaagaatgatAGATGATTTCAAAGAAGAAGGAAAAGAGAAGCACTGGCTACCAACCTTGATCGATAGCGACAAAACTGTTTATCTACAAAACGATGGGAAACCTAATCCTTTTGTCCTGCAAGCGTATGCTGATGCATTGGATGGGAACTCAACTGACAGAAGAGTCGTCCAAACAATAGAGCGTAAACGCAGCTTCAGCCCATGGGGAGGTAAGAGGGACAAGCCTTTACTAGAGCACACGTGGACTTGGAAACGATCTCCCGGCATCCGAGAGCCGAGCATGCCGAAGAGGGTGCGATTCAGTCCGTGGGGCGGCAAGAGAAGCGGCCAAATGATATACAAACCGGGAAACAAAGGCACGAAAGTGATTTTCTCAGCAGCAGTCCCAGAATTGACTCGCATAATCTCCAGCTACTTGCCAAACGGTAACAGAGTGGAGCTGACTGGTTTCCAATTCGTTCCAACGTTGGACAAACGGCATCCGATCAAGATATTGGCTTTAAGCACAAACTTGGACGACAGAACGCTTCGAGACGCCCTTCCCTTTAACACTTTTATGGAACCACAACCGAGGATCTACAAACCCGGTCATCCATACTTagatatcaatttaaaaaaggaTGGTAAAAGGAAGGTTAAATTTAGCGCGTGGGGTGGTAAAAGATCCCCTCCAATCATCGGACCGATATGGACACCTGCATCTCAAGATCTCAAGGAATCCACCTTAAACACGATACTATTAGTTCGGAATCAGGACAACGAAGAACCTACGAAATCTTTGTAA
- the LOC117992227 gene encoding putative peptidyl-prolyl cis-trans isomerase dodo — translation MSNDNDAPLPEGWEMRTSRSTGMTYFLNMYTKKSQWERPEAPADPGEIRCSHILVKHAESRRPTSWREENITRTKEEAMDLLKSYRKQIVSTDAPFPEVAMKYSDCSSAKRGGDLGMFGRGQMQRAFEDEAFKLKVGQLSKPIETDSGFHIILRTV, via the coding sequence ATGTCGAATGACAACGACGCACCACTGCCTGAGGGATGGGAGATGCGCACAAGTAGATCCACCGGTATGACATATTTTCTGAATATGTATACGAAAAAATCTCAATGGGAGCGTCCGGAAGCACCCGCCGACCCCGGTGAAATCAGATGCAGCCATATCCTCGTTAAACACGCGGAGAGTCGTCGCCCTACGTCTTGGAGAGAGGAGAATATTACCAGGACTAAAGAAGAGGCTATGGATTTGCTTAAAAGTTATCGTAAGCAAATTGTGTCTACTGATGCACCCTTCCCTGAAGTTGCTATGAAGTATTCGGATTGTTCGTCAGCAAAACGTGGCGGAGACTTGGGCATGTTCGGTCGGGGTCAGATGCAGCGGGCGTTTGAAGACGAGGCGTTCAAACTCAAAGTTGGACAACTGAGTAAACCGATTGAAACTGACTCAGGGTTCCATATTATATTgagaactgtttaa